One Branchiostoma floridae strain S238N-H82 chromosome 1, Bfl_VNyyK, whole genome shotgun sequence genomic region harbors:
- the LOC118413583 gene encoding tigger transposable element-derived protein 4-like has translation MVGESAGVDSTVVEDWKEKLPHITAGYAPEDIYNMDESGLFYRTTTNKTLATKGQQCSGGKQAKDRLTLVLCANMAGGKEKPLIIGKSENPRCFKNIDRPSLPVTYTNNAKAWMTSDLFKNWLKKLDQKMGRQGRKILLLLDNAPSHPDVALNHIELKFFPPNTTSRLQPMDQGIIQTVKLKYRKRQLRRILQELENDKEATGTQAAKRLTVLQAIQFVGAAWRETTPETIQKCFRKAGFNETPADTETESASTEPSGDAGMEQLAQDLFGCNFADLAEIDQDLATCETEARDWDKDATVLLQELQETGDQEESDEEDEVEASPSKVPNLNSLVSLMKDIKILCAEEGLGELLNVFDQADDMLSNVWNQRRLAGKQTTIEQFFKSK, from the exons ATGGTGGGTGAGAGTGCCGGCGTTGACTCCACAGTCGTGGAGGACTGGAAGGAGAAACTTCCGCACATCACAGCTGGATATGCCCCGGAGGACATTTACAATATGGACGAATCCGGCCTATTCTACCGAACAACGACCAACAAAACGTTAGCCACGAAGGGACAGCAGTGCAGTGGCGGTAAGCAGGCAAAAGACCGTCTCACCCTCGTCCTGTGCGCCAACATGGCAGGGGGAAAGGAGAAACCTCTGATCATTGGCAAATCTGAAAATCCCAGGTGCTTTAAAAACATCGATCGGCCATCCCTACCCGTGACCTACACCAACAACGCCAAGGCCTGGATGACGTCGGACTTGTTCAAAAACTGGCTGAAGAAACTCGACCAGAAGATGGGCAGACAAGGTCGGAAGATTTTGCTTCTGTTGGACAATGCCCCTAGTCACCCAGACGTCGCTCTGAACCACATTGAACTCAAGTTCTTCCCGCCCAACACTACGTCCCGACTTCAGCCTATGGACCAGGGCATAATCCAGACGGTGAAGCTGAAGTACCGTAAGAGGCAGCTACGACGAATCCTGCAAGAACTGGAGAATGACAAGGAGGCAACAGGTACGCAGGCCGCCAAACGTCTGACCGTCCTACAGGCCATCCAGTTTGTGGGCGCAGCGTGGCGAGAGACAACCCCAGAGACCATCCAGAAGTGTTTCCGGAAAGCTGGCTTCAATGAAACTCCAG cAGACACCGAGACTGAGTCAGCCAGCACAGAGCCGTCTGGGGATGCTGGGATGGAGCAGCTCGCACAGGACTTGTTTGGGTGCAACTTTGCAGACCTCGCAGAGATCGACCAGGACCTGGCGACCTGCGAGACCGAAGCCAGGGACTGGGACAAGGACGCAACTGTGCTGCTGCAGGAACTACAGGAGACAGGTGACCAGGAAGAGTCTGATGAGGAAGATGAGGTTGAAGCTAGTCCTAGTAAGGTTCCTAACCTGAACTCTTTAGTCAGTCTTATGAAGGACATCAAGATTCTGTGTGCTGAAGAAGGGCTAGGAGAGCTGCTGAATGTTTTTGACCAGGCAGACGACATGTTAAGCAATGTTTGGAATCAGAGAAGATTGGCTGGAAAACAAACTACCATTGAGCAGTTTTTCAAGAGCAAGTGA
- the LOC118425012 gene encoding JNK1/MAPK8-associated membrane protein-like, with amino-acid sequence MNYRRTVCFVCSLVVASVFASVGSAQADSQVCPGIYCGKALLVNNTYSQCGACPRGYISDESSICQPCDDVPSFYDWLYLSFMVVASIILHWFFIDWFSNRQNIVLFYISALIECVGAALLTLVMVEPVGTLSVRSCHTQRLSDWYTMLYNPHPGYTSTLYCTQEAVYPLYTMVFMYYAVSLCLMLLFRPLLSNRLCKNKGAASIYAALYFIPILVVIHAVGAGLIYYAFPYIVIVASVLTNAVYFAQRDIQNVRQIVRSKRNILILCGHWIIHAFGIVAITGLKEPLIHGPLLSLTPTPAIFYLLTVKFTEPSKFQGGH; translated from the exons ATGAATTATCGCCGTACCGTTTGCTTTGTTTGTAGCCTTGTGGTGGCGTCTGTCTTTGCTAGTGTGGGGAGTGCACAAG CTGACTCCCAAGTATGCCCAGGAATTTATTGTGGCAAAGCTTTGCTGGTGAACAACACATACTCCCAGTGTGGG GCTTGTCCCCGTGGCTACATCAGTGATGAGTCGTCCATCTGCCAGCCCTGCGATGACGTCCCATCCTTCTATGACTGGCTGTACCTCAGCTTCATGGTGGTGGCCTCCATCATCCTGCACTGGTTCTTCATCGACTGGTTCTCTAACAGACAGAA TATTGTTCTGTTCTACATCTCTGCGCTGATTGAGTGTGTGGGAGCCGCACTGCTGACTCTCGTCATGGTAGAACCAGTGGGTACCCTGAGTGTGAGGTCCTGCCACACACAGCGCCTGTCTGACTGGTACACCATGTTGTACAACCCACATCCTGGCTACACATCCACCCTGTACTGCACACAGGAGGCTGTGTATCCACT GTACACCATGGTGTTCATGTACTACGCCGTGTCGCTGTGTCTGATGCTGCTGTTCCGCCCTCTGCTCTCCAACCGACTGTGCAAGAATAAGGGCGCGGCCTCCATCTACGCCGCCCTGTACTTCATCCCCATCCTCGTGGTGATCCATGCAGTAGGGGCAGGGCTCATCT ACTATGCCTTCCCATACATCGTGATTGTTGCTTCTGTACTGACAAATGCAGTGTACTTTGCTCAAAGAGACATCCAG AACGTCCGTCAGATCGTGCGCAGTAAGCGGAACATCCTGATCCTGTGTGGACACTGGATCATCCATGCCTTTGGGATCGTCGCCATCACTGGTCTGAAGGAACCGCTGATCCATGGCCCCCTCCTCTCACTCACACCCACTCCAGCCATCTTCTACCTGCTCACAGTCAAGTTCACAGAGCCCAGTAAGTTCCAGGGAGGCCACTAG